The segment TTGTCTTCCAGTCGATGATCGGTAAGATATTTTCCATTATAGTTATGCTCTCAGGTATTCCTTTGTTCTTTGGAATTTTGATCACACTTGTCATCACTCCCTGGTTCGAGAAAACGATGAAACTTCCTCTTGCTGTCAAGGTTCCAAAAAAGTATTCGGATCACATCATTGTCTGTGGGTATAATGCACTTGTGGAGACCCTGGTGGAGGAGTTTCAGGGGCAAAATACAAGTTTTGTTATTGTATCAGAAGATGAGGATGCTCTGCGAATGTTATCCAGGAATAACATTCCTTGCATGTATGGCGATCCAAGCGATGAGGTCACACTTGAGAATGCTAACATAAATTCTGCCCGCTTTCTCATTGCTAACCAGTCAGATAATGAAAATGCGAACATTGTTCTAACTGCTCGAAAAGTTAGTGATGTCAAGGTTATTGCTGTGGCAGAAGATGCTTCAAAGATAAAATACCTGAAATATGCTGGTGCTGATCGTGTCATATCACCAAAACTTGTACTGGGCAGGTTCTTTGCAAAAAAAGCAGTTGATCCCTTCCTTGGCGTACTTTTTGGTACTACCGAATTCTTTGATGGGTGTAGCATCGTAGAGTTTCCTGTATACTCAAAAAGTGAATTGATCGGAAAAACTCTGGCACAGTCTACTATTAATGAAAAGACCGGAGCTACTGTCATTGGCTTAAGAAAAGGGGGGCAGTTAACTTTTAATATTCATCCGGGTGATGTGATAAAAGATAATACTGTCATTCTTGCAGTAGGCAGCAAGGAACAGCTTCAGAAATTGGGCAAATTGACCGATTAAAGGGCGCAATATGATGATAACAAATGAACATTTGATCTTACTTGGCTATGGCGATGTTGGCAAAAGTATAGTTGAGGTATTTGTTGAGAATGATGTTAATTTCATCGTGGTCGATAAAAATGAGGCTGCATTATCAAATGTCAATTTTGACCACATCATTGGTGATGGGAATGATGAAGCTATCCTCAAGCAGGCAGGTATTGAGAAAGCATCTACGGTGATCATTACGTTGAATACTGATACCGAAGTTATCTTTGCAACTCTTATGGCACGTGGTCTAAAGCCTGATTGTATCATTTTCTCCCGTGCAAATTCTGTTAATTCCATTGATAAGTTATACAAGGCCGGAGCGGATTACGTAGCTTCACTTTCCATCGTGTCTGGTCAGCTGCTTGCCAAGATCACATCAAAATGCTCCCGTCCTGAATGCTATCAGCTTTATGAGGAGATCGTACTCTATGAGGGTATCGAGATCGAAAAGTTCCAGCTCAAGGAAGGTTCCGGTATGGTTGGCAATAGTATAGGAGAACTTGATCTTGTAAATAAATTTGACTGCAAGATCATAGGTGTGGAAAGAAAAGGCTCAGTGACTGTCTCTCTTCCTTCTTCCTTCATACTGGAGGTAGGCGATACGATTGCCGTAGTTGGAAACAGGGAGCATGTCGAGAAATTCAGGAATATCTTCCTTAAACAGGATTGAGAATTTCGGTGGATATACATTTATGGAGCTATTTTTCTATATTGCAATTGTTTTCTGCCTTTCCATCCTTTTCTCGTTCCTTGGAATGGGTGGTGCGATCATATATGTCCCTCTGTTATACTGGCTTGGGATGGACCTTTTGACAGCGATCGCAATTGCACTGTTGTTAAACGTGGTGACCACTTTTTCAGCATCGATAACTTATATTAAAAAGAGGATGGTGGATTTTCATACGGCTGCACCATTTATACTATCCTCTGCAATAGCTGCACCATTTGGGGCTTTTATTTCACGATCTGTTCCTGATACTACAACATTAAGCATATTCAGTCTGGTAGTTGCATTGGCAGGGTTCATTGTTATATTTTCAAAGAGGATCGGGAAGGCGGAAATTGGAATGAAGGCCAGCTGGAAAGCACGCTTTATTGTCGGTATCATTCTGGGCTTGTTTATCGGAACAGTTGCAGGAATGCTGGGCATTGGTGGCGGTACATTCCTGGTTCCTGTCTTGTTGCTTCTGGGATTTGGAATAAAGAGTGCACCTGCAACATCCGCATTAGTAGTTCTCTTTTCATCTCTGTCCGGATTTCTGTCACATATAGGTAGTTTACAGATCGATCTTTCACTTCTTGCTGCTATGGGATTTACGGCACTGGTGGGTGGGCAGATAGGTTCACGGCTGATGTATCTTCGGCATGATAAGCTTCGTTTATTCTTTGAACAGTATTTCAGTAAGATACTCGGTATGGTGCTGCTGTTGATAGCCGTGATGCTACAGTGGTCTCTTATTGGGAAATAAGGGTAAGGAAAATATGGCTAGGAAAGAAGGATTAGGGAATACGGTTGGGAAAGAATGATTAAGGAATGTGGCTGGTAAGAGGCGTGATGTGTAAGGTCAGGCTGATAAGATTCTGAACTTCTGCTCAATGCTCTCCTTTCTATGATAGAAAGGTTTAATACGAAACATCACAATGATACAACGCAATTCTAAGTTGTATGGGCCCGTAGGGTAGCCAGGACATCCTCATGGGCTTCGAAGTGGATTATTCCTCGAAGAGACCCATTGACCCGCGTTCGAATCGCGGCGGGCCCGTATTTTTTAACTTCATTTTTAATTTCTACTCAATATTTAGGTTCTTATCAAAAACTTATAATGTTTTGAAAATAATTATCATTTATGGATCTCAGATTAAAAGAAGAGATAAGTAAGTTTCATTTTTTTAATGTAAACTGGAAGGACATAGATATTTTTCTCTTGTTCTTTTTTCTGCCATCTATTTTATTGATGTTGTTTATACTACCTGATTATATGAAGTTCGATCATTTCATTCTCTTTCCATTGGAGCCAAGGGTCGAAACACTTTTTCTGTCCAACTATGTCCATTCTTCATATTCTCATTTGATGGAGAATGTGGTCTTTTATCTGATCGTCATGTTCCTGATCATTAATTTTGAAACCGACAGGAAATTTTTCATCATATCATTTTTGTTATTTTCTTTCGTCCTTCCATTTGTTGTTTCATTTTCAATGGTATATTTTATAGACCTTCCATTTCCTGTTCAGGGATATTCAGGAGTTGTAAGTGCACTGGTAGCTTACCTGATGTTTGCTTTTTACAGGTATTGCAAAAAGTATTATTGTCCTAAAATAGGGCACGAGTTCATTTATTTTTTGATATTTTTGAACCTCTTCCTGGTGCTTTTTAATTTGAAAGCCTCTATTTTCATGTATATGGGAATATCTATACTTTTACTGGTAACTGCTTATGCCAATCGTCCGTTCTTTGATTGTATTTCCCTGAAACTCCATTCATTTTGTGGATCAGGCATAAAGCACGGTTCCTCGAATTTGATTCTCTTCTATATCGGACTTGTCTATCTCGTTCTTGGATATTTTCTGATAGGTCTGCCATTACTGATCCCAGAAAACATCATAAATGAAACAGGAATTGTAAACAGTCTGGGGCATTATGCCGGCTATGTATTTGGATTAATGTCCGCTCTTATGCTTGAACAGGTAAATAAGATAATTTAAAAAAGAAGTTTCCCGGATATTTCCGGGAAGATTTGATGGAATATTTAATTTTAAGTCTGAAATATTATAATCTTACATTTCATTCTGTCATATCGATC is part of the Methanococcoides orientis genome and harbors:
- a CDS encoding rhomboid family intramembrane serine protease, giving the protein MKFDHFILFPLEPRVETLFLSNYVHSSYSHLMENVVFYLIVMFLIINFETDRKFFIISFLLFSFVLPFVVSFSMVYFIDLPFPVQGYSGVVSALVAYLMFAFYRYCKKYYCPKIGHEFIYFLIFLNLFLVLFNLKASIFMYMGISILLLVTAYANRPFFDCISLKLHSFCGSGIKHGSSNLILFYIGLVYLVLGYFLIGLPLLIPENIINETGIVNSLGHYAGYVFGLMSALMLEQVNKII
- a CDS encoding potassium channel family protein, producing the protein MRYPKFLSSSIAAYLAMSIFVVLFYMVLFINLMEYEGQHEYANLANSIYWVMASVTTVGYGDIVFQSMIGKIFSIIVMLSGIPLFFGILITLVITPWFEKTMKLPLAVKVPKKYSDHIIVCGYNALVETLVEEFQGQNTSFVIVSEDEDALRMLSRNNIPCMYGDPSDEVTLENANINSARFLIANQSDNENANIVLTARKVSDVKVIAVAEDASKIKYLKYAGADRVISPKLVLGRFFAKKAVDPFLGVLFGTTEFFDGCSIVEFPVYSKSELIGKTLAQSTINEKTGATVIGLRKGGQLTFNIHPGDVIKDNTVILAVGSKEQLQKLGKLTD
- a CDS encoding potassium channel family protein; the encoded protein is MMITNEHLILLGYGDVGKSIVEVFVENDVNFIVVDKNEAALSNVNFDHIIGDGNDEAILKQAGIEKASTVIITLNTDTEVIFATLMARGLKPDCIIFSRANSVNSIDKLYKAGADYVASLSIVSGQLLAKITSKCSRPECYQLYEEIVLYEGIEIEKFQLKEGSGMVGNSIGELDLVNKFDCKIIGVERKGSVTVSLPSSFILEVGDTIAVVGNREHVEKFRNIFLKQD
- a CDS encoding sulfite exporter TauE/SafE family protein, with the protein product MELFFYIAIVFCLSILFSFLGMGGAIIYVPLLYWLGMDLLTAIAIALLLNVVTTFSASITYIKKRMVDFHTAAPFILSSAIAAPFGAFISRSVPDTTTLSIFSLVVALAGFIVIFSKRIGKAEIGMKASWKARFIVGIILGLFIGTVAGMLGIGGGTFLVPVLLLLGFGIKSAPATSALVVLFSSLSGFLSHIGSLQIDLSLLAAMGFTALVGGQIGSRLMYLRHDKLRLFFEQYFSKILGMVLLLIAVMLQWSLIGK